One window of Pieris napi chromosome 1, ilPieNapi1.2, whole genome shotgun sequence genomic DNA carries:
- the LOC125053743 gene encoding protein artichoke: MGARSREILLLLAVCALAISEAVNKTTKKDGKEKDSDNFLFQYEDYDGGDEQEVLFNEDRPCPRDCICTVSQGYRIAKCNRLEVGTQKFGDDITDLVIENADPESPIVLGDFIFKKLGLHQIATVKIVNSTIASVGPNAFHGLHELYAVNLSNNKLKALHHETFATNKKLLLLTLSNNPLKFPEPGTPEYFLNASSVQELDISYCNMQYITANTIKNMPGLMYLNLAGNNLADMEADTFKSLLDLEELDLSDNNIKSLPEDLFSENTELATLHIQRNPIDSVYGLQISDLLTLNAGQTNIKFVGPSMFNGMTYIANLNLSGNNIEKIHNQAFHKLVELNYLDLSFNNLDFISSILIKQNIELDIFKISNNPRLKHLPKDGFLCSAEQFNIYLFEAANCGLDEIFDDSLKTFTALSQINLSGNNIKSISNQVFSRSPKLVEINLSHNQLMTLDAKVFEKNKELGKLNLQGNPLKVLSVEVFIHTPMLTWLDMSHGELTALWKSDKNHSSNLGNLSFLNVSHNRISEIKQTDLDSLKKLRTLDISNNLLACSREFENLMSWLSEKKVSPNANSASIANLAKDNKDDIETYSWEVLTQKTCGSSGVIVHPIEPLPAADEEIWERIDKDTVGDFDLKDTLDDGKIDTVKSIKSTADDTKLRYDSEADADDDEDDADDEEEEGDEDDDSEEYEDDDQNLDLKVKLVEKPAQKTEVKSSTHAPKTEESRQDKMKIDIKLFENDNFYDDLEPEVYVNESVQESEHSRYAYLWPILIAILSALLLLIAIAKVVMVVCGRRNKQIRYNSAIIAAMSHQGRTKKDCGLVYQQLSEDLTGPATPKLNRYAPLRNVTINASGVQSYESSPFHHSNIVPEAV; encoded by the coding sequence ATGGGAGCGAGGTCCCGGGAGATACTGCTGCTCCTGGCAGTGTGCGCACTTGCTATCAGCGAGGCCGTCAACAAAACAACCAAGAAAGACGGAAAAGAAAAGGACTCCGACAACTTTCTCTTCCAGTATGAAGATTACGATGGTGGAGATGAACAGGAGGTCCTATTTAATGAAGACAGACCGTGCCCCAGAGATTGCATATGCACTGTATCCCAAGGTTATAGAATAGCGAAGTGCAATCGCTTGGAAGTTGGTACCCAGAAGTTTGGCGATGACATCACAGATCTCGTTATTGAAAATGCAGACCCAGAGTCACCTATCGTTTTGGGTGACTTTATATTCAAAAAGTTGGGACTGCATCAGATCGCAACTGTCAAAATTGTGAACAGCACAATTGCCTCCGTCGGACCCAACGCATTCCACGGTCTTCATGAACTGTACGCAGTAAATCTGTCTAACAACAAACTGAAAGCTTTACACCATGAAACGTTTGCGACTAACAAGAAACTACTATTGTTGACGCTTTCTAACAATCCTCTTAAATTCCCTGAACCTGGTACACcagaatactttttaaatgctTCTTCAGTTCAAGAACTTGACATCTCCTACTGCAACATGCAGTACATTACAGCTAATACCATCAAGAATATGCCAGGACTAATGTACCTTAATCTTGCTGGAAACAACTTGGCAGACATGGAAGCTGATACGTTTAAGAGTTTGCTCGACTTGGAAGAGTTAGACTTGAGCGACAATAATATCAAATCTCTTCCTGAAGACCTATTCTCTGAAAATACTGAGCTGGCAACGCTCCATATTCAACGTAATCCTATCGATTCTGTCTATGGACTTCAAATTTCTGACTTGCTAACATTGAACGCTGGTCAAACGAATATAAAATTCGTAGGTCCATCAATGTTTAACGGTATGACTTACATTGCTAACCTTAACCTTAGtggaaataatattgaaaaaatccACAACCAGGCATTCCACAAATTAGTTGAACTTAACTATCTCGACCTCTCTTTTAACAACTTGGACTTCATTTCTAGTATACTTATCAAGCAAAACATTGAATTggatattttcaaaatttcaaaCAATCCCAGATTAAAACACCTGCCCAAAGATGGTTTTCTATGCTCTGCagaacaatttaatatttacctatTTGAAGCAGCCAATTGCGGTcttgatgaaatttttgatGACTCTTTGAAGACTTTTACGGCTTTATCTCAAATAAACCTTTCTGGAAACAACATCAAATCCATCAGTAACCAAGTCTTCTCACGATCACCAAAATTAGTCGAAATCAACCTCTCGCATAACCAACTCATGACTTTGGATGCTAAAGTTTTCGAAAAGAACAAGGAGTTAGGAAAACTGAATCTGCAAGGCAATCCGTTGAAAGTATTGTCTGTTGAAGTATTTATACATACACCCATGCTCACATGGTTGGATATGAGTCACGGTGAACTGACAGCACTATGGAAGTCCGATAAGAACCATTCTTCCAACCTTGGTAACTTGAGCTTCTTGAATGTTTCACACAATCGCATTTctgaaattaaacaaacagatTTAGACAGCCTTAAGAAATTACGTACTTTAGATATCAGTAACAATTTACTTGCATGTAGTCGAGAGTTTGAAAACCTTATGTCATGGTTGAGCGAGAAGAAGGTTTCTCCCAACGCAAATTCCGCCAGTATCGCCAACTTGGCTAAAGATAATAAGGACGACATTGAAACATATAGCTGGGAAGTTCTCACCCAAAAAACTTGTGGAAGCAGTGGTGTCATTGTTCATCCTATTGAGCCTCTACCCGCAGCTGATGAAGAAATATGGGAAAGAATTGACAAAGATACAGTTGGTGATTTCGATTTAAAAGACACTCTCGATGACGGTAAAATCGATACGGTAAAATCGATAAAATCGACGGCAGACGATACAAAACTTCGCTACGATAGTGAAGCCGATGCTGATGATGACGAAGATGATGCTGACGACGAAGAGGAAGAAGGTGATGAAGATGATGATTCCGAGGAGTATGAAGATGATGACCAAAACTTGGACCTCAAAGTCAAACTTGTGGAAAAACCAGCTCAAAAGACTGAAGTGAAGTCTTCTACGCATGCACCAAAAACTGAAGAGAGCCGACAGGATAAAATGAAAATCGACATCAAGCTGTTTGAAAACGATAACTTCTACGATGATTTGGAACCTGAAGTATACGTGAACGAATCCGTTCAAGAGTCTGAACACAGCCGTTACGCATACTTGTGGCCTATTTTGATTGCAATTTTGAGTGCTTTACTGCTCCTTATCGCAATTGCAAAGGTCGTGATGGTTGTGTGTGGAAGAAGGAACAAACAAATCCGGTACAACAGTGCCATAATCGCCGCTATGAGTCACCAGGGGCGTACTAAGAAAGACTGCGGATTAGTGTACCAGCAGCTATCGGAGGATCTAACAGGCCCCGCAACACCTAAGTTGAACCGCTACGCTCCGTTACGCAACGTGACAATAAACGCGTCCGGCGTGCAGTCTTACGAGAGCAGTCCTTTCCACCACAGCAATATCGTGCCGGAAGCGGTGTGA